A window of the Rutidosis leptorrhynchoides isolate AG116_Rl617_1_P2 unplaced genomic scaffold, CSIRO_AGI_Rlap_v1 contig259, whole genome shotgun sequence genome harbors these coding sequences:
- the LOC139882330 gene encoding lysine histidine transporter 1, whose amino-acid sequence MGTQGPDQDQYARSNSHQITDDEKARQKEIDEWLPITGSRNAKWWYSAFHNVTAMVGAGVLSLPYAMAELGWGPGVVILILSWIITLYTLWQMVEMHEMVPGKRFDRYHELGQHAFGEKLGLYIVVPQQLIVEVGVCIVYMVTGGKSLKKFHDLVCKDCKDIKLTFFIMIFASVHFVLSHLPNFNSIAGVSLCAAVMSLSYSTIAWSASLAKGVKSDVQYGYKAKSTSGTVFNFLAALGDVAFAYAGHNVVLEIQATIPSTPEKPSKGPMWKGVIVAYIVVALCYFPVALIGYWMFGNSVDDNILITLEKPAWLIAMANMFVVFHVIGSYQIYAMPVFDMMETVLVKKMNFKPSSALRFIVRNVYVAVTMFIGITFPFFGGLLSFFGGFAFAPTTYFLPCVMWLAIYKPKRFSLSWWTNWICIVFGVLLMILAPIGGLRQIIVQAKTYEFYS is encoded by the exons ATGGGAACTCAAGGTCCAGACCAAGATCAGTATGCACGATCCAAC TCTCATCAGATCACTGATGATGAGAAAGCAAGGCAGAAGGAAATTGATGAATGGCTTCCAATTACTGGGTCGAGGAATGCAAAATGGTGGTACTCTGCTTTTCACAATGTCACCGCCATGGTCGGCGCCGGAGTTCTCAGTCTTCCTTACGCCATGGCTGAACTCGGATG GGGTCCTGGAGTTGTTATACTAATCCTATCATGGATCATAACACTCTACACTCTCTGGCAAATGGTGGAAATGCACGAAATGGTTCCAGGAAAACGATTCGACCGATATCACGAACTTGGTCAACACGCGTTCGGCGAAAAGCTCGGCCTTTACATTGTGGTTCCTCAACAATTGATCGTCGAAGTTGGAGTCTGCATTGTCTATATGGTTACCGGAGGAAAATCTCTGAAGAAATTTCACGACTTGGTCTGTAAAGACTGCAAAGATATCAAATTGACATTTTTCATCATGATATTCGCTTCGGTTCACTTTGTCCTATCCCATCTTCCCAATTTCAACTCCATTGCGGGCGTTTCGCTGTGTGCCGCAGTTATGTCCTTAAG TTATTCTACGATTGCGTGGAGTGCTTCGTTGGCCAAAGGAGTGAAATCAGATGTGCAATACGGTTACAAGGCAAAGAGCACATCAGGAACAGTTTTTAACTTCTTAGCAGCACTGGGGGACGTGGCATTTGCTTATGCAGGACATAACGTAGTTCTCGAGATTCAAGCGACAATCCCTTCTACACCAGAGAAGCCATCTAAAGGTCCAATGTGGAAAGGAGTTATCGTGGCTTACATAGTGGTGGCATTGTGTTACTTCCCTGTCGCTCTTATCGGATACTGGATGTTTGGAAACTCTGTCGATGACAATATCCTTATCACACTCGAGAAACCAGCTTGGCTCATTGCAATGGCTAATATGTTCGTCGTTTTTCATGTCATCGGGAGTTACCAG ATTTATGCAATGCCAGTGTTTGACATGATGGAAACCGTATTAGTCAAGAAAATGAATTTCAAGCCTAGTAGCGCTCTTCGTTTCATTGTCCGCAATGTATACGTTG CCGTCACAATGTTTATCGGCATTACATTCCCTTTCTTCGGTGGCCTTCTGTCGTTTTTCGGAGGATTTGCATTTGCACCTACCACATACTTC CTTCCTTGTGTCATGTGGTTAGCTATCTATAAACCAAAGAGGTTCAGTTTATCTTGGTGGACTAATTGG ATATGCATCGTGTTCGGCGTCTTGTTGATGATTCTGGCACCTATCGGAGGACTAAGGCAAATCATCGTCCAAGCCAAGACTTATGAATTCTACTCCTAA
- the LOC139882336 gene encoding TLC domain-containing protein At5g14285-like — translation METQTQMIFSFFNLPSFFTFFIIIYMISYFIIFKSWTPKTRPEASSCIISLFHSTPAVVFSLYAVLSAADPSFSSANTVVQSAVLDYSIAYFLTDLIHYLIFYPSDVLFIGHHLATLFVFVTCRYVTFHGACAILGLLILAEVTSACQNAWTLAGLRKDDVEFAQKVFDVLSLPFYAFYSVIRGFSGPYYVYKMTSFYVGAGEELPIPKWAWMSWIVVVLTAIGVSILWVSNLWVEFFKRSGKLEKHKL, via the coding sequence ATGGAAACCCAAACCCAGATGATCTTCTCCTTCTTCAATCTCCCTTCCTTCTTCACCtttttcatcatcatctatatGATTTCATATTTCATCATCTTCAAATCGTGGACACCCAAGACCCGACCCGAAGCCAGTAGCTGCATAATATCTCTCTTCCACAGCACGCCCGCCGTCGTTTTCTCTCTCTACGCCGTCCTCTCCGCCGCAGATCCTTCCTTCTCCTCCGCCAACACCGTCGTCCAATCCGCCGTCCTCGATTACAGCATTGCCTACTTCCTCACGGATCTAATCCACTACCTGATCTTCTACCCAAGTGACGTCCTCTTCATCGGCCACCACCTCGCCACCCTCTTCGTCTTCGTCACCTGCCGTTACGTCACGTTTCACGGCGCGTGTGCGATTCTCGGTCTGTTGATACTCGCAGAGGTCACCAGCGCGTGCCAGAACGCGTGGACATTAGCGGGTTTGAGGAAGGACGATGTGGAGTTTGCACAGAAGGTGTTCGATGTATTGTCCCTTCCGTTTTATGCATTTTATAGCGTTATTAGGGGATTCTCGGGGCCGTATTATGTGTACAAAATGACGTCGTTTTACGTCGGTGCCGGCGAGGAATTGCCGATTCCGAAGTGGGCTTGGATGTCGTGGATCGTGGTGGTTCTAACGGCGATCGGTGTTAGCATATTGTGGGTTTCCAATTTGTGGGTCGAGTTTTTTAAGAGAAGTGGGAAACTAGAGAAACATAAATTGTGA